The proteins below come from a single Saccharophagus degradans 2-40 genomic window:
- the bioC gene encoding malonyl-ACP O-methyltransferase BioC, translating into MSNIEPSNVKPSNIELGTIPLAEAPATKLEAAYIAKKIAPNNSNPNAPVWVFVHGWGASANTWAPLVDELKSQCEIWLLDLPSFGGNTQAVNSPSAVAADIAKILPANTVLVGWSLGGMLLPLIAQQIEQHWPTKTISHCIGLAANAKFAQGDNYTAAMPAETFQTFCANFNVDPTTTWSRFGLLQAQGDSNRKLVSRQIKALHNAPMPEQFTAWQQALTWLGAIDNRVLLCEITTPFLHLFGEGDALVPADAAVAMAGINPLHQTLVVASAGHVLHFSQPAKIAQIMLARVHAKRNKARVAKSFSNAATEYDSVAYLQQKLANTLCEWVPEQAEKIADLGCGTGYCGLQLQRPERDIYSLDLAQGMLHTARSKALAKQQLFSGVCADIECLPFISNGFDALVSGMSMQWCEDLPAVFSEAHRVLKPNGEMIFSTLGPQTLFELREAWAEADIKLGRQGCVHVNTFIELDRVEIAAKQAGFVIEQTSREIHVLTYDSVMPLMRELKTIGAHNVNPGQEQGLTGKARLKAMAQAYEQFRTAQGVLPLTYEVGFYQLLKV; encoded by the coding sequence GTGAGTAATATTGAGCCGAGTAATGTAAAACCTAGCAATATAGAGCTGGGCACTATTCCTTTGGCAGAAGCGCCCGCTACCAAGCTAGAAGCTGCTTATATTGCTAAAAAAATAGCTCCAAATAATTCTAACCCCAATGCGCCTGTCTGGGTGTTTGTTCATGGTTGGGGGGCAAGCGCCAATACCTGGGCGCCGTTAGTAGACGAATTAAAATCGCAGTGTGAAATTTGGCTGTTAGATTTACCCAGCTTTGGTGGCAACACGCAAGCTGTCAATAGCCCTAGCGCAGTTGCTGCAGACATTGCCAAAATATTGCCCGCTAATACTGTGCTTGTGGGGTGGTCGCTAGGCGGTATGCTGCTGCCGCTAATTGCCCAACAAATAGAACAACATTGGCCCACAAAAACAATTAGCCATTGTATAGGCCTGGCCGCCAACGCCAAATTTGCGCAGGGCGATAACTACACTGCTGCTATGCCTGCAGAAACGTTTCAAACTTTTTGCGCTAACTTTAATGTCGACCCAACAACAACTTGGTCGCGCTTTGGCTTGTTGCAAGCTCAGGGCGATAGCAACCGCAAACTTGTAAGCCGACAAATAAAAGCGTTGCACAATGCGCCTATGCCAGAGCAGTTTACTGCGTGGCAACAAGCCTTAACTTGGTTGGGCGCTATAGATAACCGTGTACTTCTCTGTGAAATAACTACCCCATTTTTACACCTATTTGGCGAAGGTGATGCGCTAGTACCAGCTGATGCAGCTGTCGCTATGGCTGGTATCAACCCTTTGCACCAAACGCTCGTGGTAGCATCCGCAGGTCATGTTTTACATTTTTCGCAACCCGCAAAAATTGCGCAAATAATGTTGGCCCGGGTGCATGCTAAACGCAATAAAGCGCGGGTGGCCAAGTCTTTTAGCAACGCTGCAACCGAATACGATAGCGTTGCCTACTTGCAGCAAAAGCTAGCAAATACCCTGTGTGAATGGGTGCCAGAGCAAGCAGAAAAGATTGCCGACTTAGGGTGTGGCACAGGCTATTGCGGCTTGCAACTACAACGCCCAGAGCGCGATATTTATTCGCTCGACTTGGCGCAGGGCATGTTGCATACAGCGCGGTCGAAAGCTTTAGCTAAGCAGCAATTATTTTCAGGTGTGTGTGCCGACATAGAGTGCTTACCATTTATCTCTAACGGTTTTGATGCGTTAGTGTCTGGCATGAGTATGCAGTGGTGCGAAGATTTACCCGCAGTATTTAGCGAGGCGCATAGGGTGCTAAAGCCTAATGGTGAAATGATTTTTTCTACCCTTGGCCCACAAACTTTATTTGAATTGCGCGAAGCGTGGGCCGAGGCAGATATAAAGTTAGGGCGGCAAGGTTGTGTACACGTTAATACTTTTATCGAGTTAGATCGTGTAGAAATTGCAGCTAAGCAGGCTGGGTTTGTTATAGAACAAACTTCGCGTGAAATACACGTATTGACTTACGACAGCGTAATGCCGTTGATGCGCGAGCTAAAAACTATCGGCGCGCATAATGTAAACCCAGGTCAAGAACAGGGTTTAACAGGTAAGGCGCGATTAAAAGCAATGGCGCAAGCGTACGAGCAGTTTCGCACGGCGCAAGGTGTGTTGCCGCTCACCTACGAGGTAGGCTTTTATCAATTACTAAAAGTGTAA
- the bioF gene encoding 8-amino-7-oxononanoate synthase, translated as MSLESELQKELSSRKAINRYRSRRVALSPSGVRMRVEGETKELIAFCSNDYLGLAQHPKVIEAFTQAARHYGVGSGASHLVNGHSQEHHQLEEELAAFTGRPRALLFSTGYMANMGVINGLLGRGDAVFQDKLNHASLLDGGLISGAKFHRFRHNDCEHLNTQLEKSTAARKLIVVDGVFSMDGDAANLNQLAASAKKHNAWLMVDDAHGFGCMGENGKGVVDACGLTLDDVPILMGTLGKAFGTFGAFVAGSETLIEALIQLARTYVYTTALPPAVAAATRASLHLLETEHWRREKLNALIQQFRGGCEALNLQLMPSQSPIQPIVLGEDAVALNVSKKMAERGFWITAIRPPTVPEGTARLRITLSAEHSEQDVEQLLNALAEVMREVSGELQSE; from the coding sequence ATGTCTTTAGAATCCGAACTGCAAAAAGAATTGTCTAGTCGCAAGGCAATTAACCGCTATCGCTCGCGTCGAGTGGCGCTTTCGCCCAGTGGTGTGCGTATGCGCGTAGAAGGTGAGACCAAAGAGCTTATCGCGTTTTGCAGTAACGATTATTTAGGTTTGGCGCAGCACCCCAAAGTAATAGAAGCGTTTACTCAAGCTGCACGGCATTACGGTGTGGGTAGCGGCGCCTCCCACTTGGTGAATGGTCACTCGCAAGAGCATCACCAACTAGAAGAAGAGCTGGCAGCATTTACTGGGCGGCCGCGCGCTTTATTATTCTCCACCGGGTATATGGCCAATATGGGGGTGATAAACGGTTTGCTGGGGCGCGGCGATGCAGTATTCCAAGATAAATTAAATCACGCTTCTTTGTTGGATGGCGGCTTAATAAGTGGTGCTAAATTTCATCGCTTTCGCCATAACGATTGCGAACATTTGAATACACAATTAGAAAAATCTACGGCTGCACGTAAATTAATTGTTGTGGATGGTGTGTTTAGTATGGATGGCGATGCGGCTAACCTAAACCAGTTGGCCGCGAGTGCAAAAAAACATAACGCCTGGTTAATGGTGGATGATGCACACGGCTTTGGCTGCATGGGCGAAAATGGCAAAGGCGTGGTGGATGCTTGCGGGTTAACCCTAGACGATGTACCCATTTTAATGGGCACCCTTGGCAAAGCTTTTGGTACCTTTGGTGCTTTTGTGGCTGGCAGCGAAACTTTAATCGAAGCGTTAATTCAACTGGCGCGTACCTACGTATATACCACCGCATTGCCGCCCGCTGTTGCTGCAGCCACGCGCGCAAGTTTACATTTGTTGGAAACAGAGCATTGGCGCCGAGAAAAATTAAATGCGCTAATCCAACAATTTAGAGGTGGTTGCGAAGCGCTGAATTTACAATTAATGCCATCGCAATCGCCCATTCAGCCCATTGTGTTAGGCGAAGATGCGGTTGCATTAAATGTATCTAAAAAAATGGCCGAACGCGGTTTTTGGATAACAGCCATTCGCCCGCCAACGGTACCCGAGGGCACCGCGCGCTTACGTATTACTTTATCTGCAGAACACAGCGAGCAAGATGTAGAGCAACTGTTAAATGCTCTGGCCGAAGTAATGCGCGAAGTAAGCGGAGAGCTACAAAGTGAGTAA